One segment of Streptomyces sp. YIM 121038 DNA contains the following:
- a CDS encoding MDR family MFS transporter has translation MSEKAAPPPARVDADLLRIAFILVLGTFMATVDATIVSVGIDTLSAEFGASVTEIQWVSTAYLLAVVAAVPASGWLAGRFGGRRTWLAAIGVFLLGSALCALAWSATSLIAFRVVQGLGGGMLPATGQALLARIAGRERTGRVISVVSVVPLLSPVLGPLVGGSLLGVASWPWLFLVNLPIGAAAVLLARRHVPEVPPSPRRTAFDLRGAALLSPGLAVLVFGLTEVAHGRALPAVLGVLAGLAMLVAFTVHGLRTSRTPLVDPRLFTRPPFGAAALALLVLGASVFGTMFLLPLYFQTGRGLSPWEAGLLLAPQGLGAAAGSVLVNRTIDKVAPRTLVLTGIALIVAGTVPFTQLGHEPPDLVIAAALTVRGVGMAMIGAPVMNIVYSRIEPEHLPRASGALNLLNTVGGSLGTAVLAVVLQNRLSARDADVSWAFGDTFWWVLGFCLCAAAGATRLPRTHAGKP, from the coding sequence ATGAGCGAGAAGGCCGCACCGCCGCCCGCGCGGGTCGACGCCGACCTGCTGCGCATCGCGTTCATCCTGGTGCTCGGCACGTTCATGGCCACGGTGGACGCCACGATCGTCAGCGTCGGCATCGACACCCTGTCCGCGGAGTTCGGCGCGTCGGTCACCGAGATCCAGTGGGTCTCCACCGCCTATCTGCTCGCCGTGGTGGCCGCCGTGCCCGCGTCCGGCTGGCTGGCGGGGCGGTTCGGCGGCCGCCGGACGTGGCTCGCCGCCATCGGCGTGTTCCTGCTCGGCTCGGCGCTGTGCGCGCTCGCCTGGTCGGCGACCAGCCTCATCGCGTTCCGGGTGGTCCAGGGCCTCGGCGGCGGGATGCTGCCCGCCACCGGGCAGGCGCTGCTCGCCCGGATCGCGGGACGGGAGCGCACCGGCCGGGTGATCAGCGTCGTCTCGGTCGTGCCGCTCCTGTCCCCGGTCCTCGGCCCGCTGGTCGGCGGCTCCCTCCTCGGCGTCGCGTCCTGGCCCTGGCTGTTCCTGGTGAACCTGCCGATCGGCGCGGCGGCGGTGCTCCTCGCCCGCCGCCACGTGCCCGAGGTGCCGCCGTCGCCCCGGCGGACGGCGTTCGACCTGCGCGGCGCGGCGCTGCTCTCGCCCGGCCTCGCCGTGCTGGTCTTCGGCCTCACCGAGGTCGCCCACGGCCGTGCCCTGCCCGCCGTGCTCGGCGTCCTCGCGGGCCTGGCCATGCTCGTCGCGTTCACGGTGCACGGGCTGCGCACGAGCCGCACCCCGCTGGTCGACCCGCGCCTTTTCACCCGGCCGCCGTTCGGCGCCGCCGCCCTCGCGCTGCTCGTCCTGGGCGCGTCGGTGTTCGGCACGATGTTCCTGCTGCCGCTGTACTTCCAGACGGGGCGCGGCCTCTCGCCGTGGGAGGCCGGGCTGCTGCTCGCCCCCCAGGGCCTGGGCGCGGCGGCCGGATCGGTCCTCGTCAACCGCACCATCGACAAGGTCGCGCCCCGGACCCTGGTGCTCACGGGCATCGCACTGATCGTCGCGGGCACGGTCCCGTTCACCCAACTCGGCCACGAGCCGCCGGACCTCGTGATCGCCGCCGCCCTCACCGTGCGCGGCGTAGGCATGGCCATGATCGGCGCGCCGGTGATGAACATCGTCTACAGCCGCATCGAACCCGAGCACCTCCCGCGCGCCTCCGGAGCGCTCAACCTGCTCAACACCGTGGGCGGTTCGCTCGGCACCGCCGTCCTCGCGGTGGTCCTGCAGAACCGGCTCTCCGCCCGCGACGCCGACGTCTCCTGGGCCTTCGGCGACACCTTCTGGTGGGTGCTCGGCTTCTGCCTGTGCGCCGCCGCGGGGGCCACGCGCCTGCCCCGCACCCACGCCGGGAAGCCCTGA
- a CDS encoding HIT domain-containing protein, translating into MADDDTDGGRPQRCVVCGTHRGDVLMPGGPVGEDDLVMVSHLSPHSPGRSGEVYLGHLLVEPRRHAAGLADLTDAESQRVGHWCARAARALREAGGAEHVYAAVIGDNVPHLHVHLLPRYPGTPRAYWWSRVDEWPDAPRGGVAEVSALVRRLRTAAG; encoded by the coding sequence ATGGCAGACGACGACACGGACGGCGGCAGGCCACAGCGGTGCGTGGTGTGCGGGACACACCGCGGCGACGTACTCATGCCGGGAGGGCCGGTGGGGGAGGACGACCTCGTCATGGTCTCCCATCTGTCGCCCCACTCCCCCGGCCGGTCCGGCGAGGTGTATTTGGGCCATCTGCTCGTCGAACCGCGCCGTCACGCCGCCGGGTTGGCCGATCTCACCGACGCGGAGTCCCAGCGCGTCGGGCACTGGTGCGCGCGGGCCGCGCGAGCGCTGCGGGAGGCCGGTGGCGCCGAGCACGTGTACGCGGCGGTGATCGGCGACAACGTGCCTCATCTGCACGTGCACCTCCTTCCGCGCTACCCGGGCACTCCGCGCGCGTACTGGTGGAGCCGCGTCGACGAGTGGCCGGACGCGCCGCGGGGCGGGGTGGCGGAGGTCTCCGCGCTGGTCCGGCGGCTGCGGACGGCCGCGGGCTGA
- a CDS encoding alpha/beta fold hydrolase translates to MTYKSTARRAGLAVGLMAVVASVLPAATATATGAAPTSGPTAAAAPGWCPTAPGHRVDCGQEKRPLVAGKPRLGTVKVSYAVVRHRGSGPAKGTVAMNPGGPGETLIDKTEEITWALGDLLKDHDVLLVDPRGTGRSQRVPCGVTDAEYRFGTRAQQRAAVERCGKNLGPKAAGFTSAATADDIDAVRARLKVRKLSLYGLSYGTYLMPVYASRHPEHVRNIVLSGAYSLALDTMARPSAQAVSTTLRRVCRRSVPAACDGERAVRDLATTAARLRTAPLTIPITTDHGVYKKKFTEDKLANLLFEAASSQVGLEPQKPSLLGRLPHALNRFVKGDAAPLRELVREEGETGSDLDQAPYIAVVCNDYRRDWSKDASKAARWRQYRAALAAVRPGEHGAFSAKGFTEGTTDAGDVCIGWPGKDTPDPQPTKPALPDVPVLVLSGDLDSNTPDASGKKAAKQFRDSRFYSARNMGHVPELELSGCVVGVSSTFIRSNTPGDTSCLRSLPPIAVTPVRG, encoded by the coding sequence ATGACGTACAAGAGCACGGCGCGGCGCGCGGGTCTGGCGGTGGGCCTGATGGCGGTGGTGGCCTCGGTCCTTCCGGCCGCGACGGCGACGGCCACCGGCGCCGCGCCGACGAGCGGCCCCACGGCCGCGGCGGCCCCCGGCTGGTGTCCGACCGCGCCCGGCCACCGGGTCGACTGCGGCCAGGAGAAGCGCCCCCTGGTGGCGGGCAAGCCCCGGCTCGGCACGGTCAAGGTGAGCTACGCCGTCGTGCGCCACCGCGGCTCCGGCCCCGCCAAGGGCACCGTCGCCATGAACCCGGGCGGCCCGGGCGAGACCCTGATCGACAAGACCGAGGAGATCACCTGGGCCCTGGGCGACCTCCTGAAGGACCACGACGTGCTGCTCGTCGACCCGCGCGGCACCGGCAGGTCGCAGCGCGTCCCCTGCGGAGTCACCGACGCCGAGTACCGGTTCGGCACCCGGGCCCAGCAGCGGGCCGCCGTCGAACGGTGCGGCAAGAACCTCGGGCCCAAGGCCGCCGGGTTCACCTCCGCGGCCACGGCCGACGACATCGACGCCGTCCGGGCCCGCCTCAAGGTGCGCAAGCTCAGCCTGTACGGCCTGTCGTACGGCACCTACCTGATGCCGGTCTACGCCTCCCGCCACCCCGAGCACGTACGCAACATCGTGCTGTCGGGGGCCTACTCCCTCGCCCTCGACACGATGGCGCGGCCCAGCGCCCAGGCGGTCTCGACGACCCTGCGCCGGGTGTGCCGGCGCAGCGTTCCCGCGGCGTGCGACGGGGAGCGGGCGGTGCGGGACCTCGCCACCACGGCGGCCCGGCTGCGCACCGCGCCGCTGACGATCCCGATCACCACCGACCACGGCGTCTACAAGAAGAAGTTCACCGAGGACAAGCTCGCCAACCTGCTGTTCGAGGCGGCCAGCAGCCAGGTCGGCCTCGAACCGCAGAAGCCCTCGCTGCTCGGCCGGCTGCCGCACGCCCTCAACCGCTTCGTCAAGGGCGACGCCGCGCCGCTGCGCGAGCTGGTGCGCGAGGAGGGCGAGACGGGCAGCGATCTTGACCAGGCGCCGTACATCGCGGTCGTCTGCAACGACTACCGCAGGGACTGGTCGAAGGACGCGTCGAAGGCCGCGCGGTGGCGCCAGTACCGCGCCGCCCTCGCGGCCGTACGCCCCGGTGAGCACGGCGCGTTCAGCGCCAAGGGCTTCACCGAGGGGACCACGGACGCGGGTGACGTGTGCATCGGCTGGCCGGGCAAGGACACCCCCGACCCGCAGCCGACGAAGCCCGCGCTGCCGGACGTGCCGGTCCTCGTGCTGTCCGGCGACCTCGACTCCAACACGCCCGACGCGAGCGGGAAGAAGGCCGCGAAGCAGTTCCGCGACAGCCGCTTCTACTCGGCCCGCAACATGGGCCACGTGCCCGAGCTCGAGCTGAGCGGCTGCGTCGTGGGCGTCTCCTCGACGTTCATCCGCTCCAACACCCCGGGGGACACCTCCTGCCTGCGGTCGCTCCCGCCGATCGCGGTCACTCCGGTACGCGGCTGA